A single region of the Gorilla gorilla gorilla isolate KB3781 chromosome 1, NHGRI_mGorGor1-v2.1_pri, whole genome shotgun sequence genome encodes:
- the PGLYRP3 gene encoding peptidoglycan recognition protein 3 isoform X2: MGTLPWLLAFFILGVQAWDTPTIISRKEWGARPLACRALLTLPVAYIITDQLPGMQCQQQSVCSQMLRGLQSHSVYTVGWCDVAYNFLVGDDGRVYEGVGWSIQGLHTQGYNNISLGIAFFGNKIGSSPSPAALSAAEGLISYAIQKGHLSPRYIQPLLLKEETCLDPQHPVMPRKVCPNIIKRSAWEARETHCPKMNLPAKYVIIIHTAGTSCTVSTDCQTVVRNIQSFHMDTRNFCDIGYHFLVGQDGGVYEGVGWHIQGSHTYGFNDIALGIAFIGYFVEKPPNAAALEVAQDLIQCAVVEGYLTPNYLLMGHSDVVNILSPGQALYNIISTWPHFKH; the protein is encoded by the exons ATGGGCACACTGCCATGGCTTCTTGCCTTCTTCATTCTGGGTGTCCAGGCTTGGG ATACTCCCACCATCATCTCCCGCAAGGAGTGGGGGGCAAGACCGCTCGCCTGCAGGGCCCTGCTGACCCTGCCTGTGGCCTACATCATCACAGACCAGCTCCCAGGGATGCAGTGCCAGCAGCAGAGCGTTTGCAGCCAGATGCTGCGGGGGTTGCAGTCCCATTCCGTCTACACCGTAGGCTGGTGCGACGTGGCGTACAA CTTCCTGGTTGGGGATGATGGCAGGGTGTATGAAGGTGTTGGCTGGAGCATCCAAGGCTTGCACACCCAGGGCTACAACAACATTTCCCTGGGCATCGCCTTCTTTGGCAATAAGATAG GCAGCAGTCCCAGCCCTGCTGCCTTATCAGCTGCAGAGGGTCTGATCTCCTATGCCATCCAGAAGGGTCACCTGTCGCCCAGGTATATTCAGCCACTTCTTCTGAAAGAAGAGACCTGCCTGGACCCTCAACATCCAGTGATGCCCAGGAAGG TTTGCCCCAACATCATCAAACGATCTGCTTGGGAAGCCAGAGAGACACACTGCCCTAAAATGAACCTCCCAGCCAAATACGTCATCATCATCCACACCGCTGGCACAAGCTGCACTGTATCCACAGACTGCCAGACAGTCGTCCGAAACATACAGTCCTTTCACATGGACACACGGAACTTTTGTGACATTGGATATCA CTTCCTGGTGGGCCAGGATGGTGGCGTGTATGAAGGGGTTGGATGGCACATCCAAGGCTCTCACACTTATGGATTCAACGATATTGCCCTAGGAATTGCCTTCATCGGCTACTTTGTAG AAAAGCCTCCAAATGCTGCAGCGCTGGAGGTGGCCCAGGACCTGATCCAGTGTGCCGTGGTTGAGGGGTACCTGACTCCAAACTACCTGCTGATGGGTCACAGTGACGTGGTCAACATCCTGTCCCCTGGGCAGGCTTTGTATAACATCAtcagcacctggcctcatttcaaGCACTGA
- the PGLYRP3 gene encoding peptidoglycan recognition protein 3 isoform X1, with translation MGTLPWLLAFFILGVQAWGDFPQFSRSETQARGLSQRLMDLFVSISQFIHKGRNDTPTIISRKEWGARPLACRALLTLPVAYIITDQLPGMQCQQQSVCSQMLRGLQSHSVYTVGWCDVAYNFLVGDDGRVYEGVGWSIQGLHTQGYNNISLGIAFFGNKIGSSPSPAALSAAEGLISYAIQKGHLSPRYIQPLLLKEETCLDPQHPVMPRKVCPNIIKRSAWEARETHCPKMNLPAKYVIIIHTAGTSCTVSTDCQTVVRNIQSFHMDTRNFCDIGYHFLVGQDGGVYEGVGWHIQGSHTYGFNDIALGIAFIGYFVEKPPNAAALEVAQDLIQCAVVEGYLTPNYLLMGHSDVVNILSPGQALYNIISTWPHFKH, from the exons ATGGGCACACTGCCATGGCTTCTTGCCTTCTTCATTCTGGGTGTCCAGGCTTGGG GGGATTTTCCACAGTTCTCCCGGAGTGAGACCCAAGCCAGAGGTTTGTCCCAGAGGCTTATGGACCTGTTTGTCAGCATCTCACAGTTCATTCACAAGGGTCGCAATG ATACTCCCACCATCATCTCCCGCAAGGAGTGGGGGGCAAGACCGCTCGCCTGCAGGGCCCTGCTGACCCTGCCTGTGGCCTACATCATCACAGACCAGCTCCCAGGGATGCAGTGCCAGCAGCAGAGCGTTTGCAGCCAGATGCTGCGGGGGTTGCAGTCCCATTCCGTCTACACCGTAGGCTGGTGCGACGTGGCGTACAA CTTCCTGGTTGGGGATGATGGCAGGGTGTATGAAGGTGTTGGCTGGAGCATCCAAGGCTTGCACACCCAGGGCTACAACAACATTTCCCTGGGCATCGCCTTCTTTGGCAATAAGATAG GCAGCAGTCCCAGCCCTGCTGCCTTATCAGCTGCAGAGGGTCTGATCTCCTATGCCATCCAGAAGGGTCACCTGTCGCCCAGGTATATTCAGCCACTTCTTCTGAAAGAAGAGACCTGCCTGGACCCTCAACATCCAGTGATGCCCAGGAAGG TTTGCCCCAACATCATCAAACGATCTGCTTGGGAAGCCAGAGAGACACACTGCCCTAAAATGAACCTCCCAGCCAAATACGTCATCATCATCCACACCGCTGGCACAAGCTGCACTGTATCCACAGACTGCCAGACAGTCGTCCGAAACATACAGTCCTTTCACATGGACACACGGAACTTTTGTGACATTGGATATCA CTTCCTGGTGGGCCAGGATGGTGGCGTGTATGAAGGGGTTGGATGGCACATCCAAGGCTCTCACACTTATGGATTCAACGATATTGCCCTAGGAATTGCCTTCATCGGCTACTTTGTAG AAAAGCCTCCAAATGCTGCAGCGCTGGAGGTGGCCCAGGACCTGATCCAGTGTGCCGTGGTTGAGGGGTACCTGACTCCAAACTACCTGCTGATGGGTCACAGTGACGTGGTCAACATCCTGTCCCCTGGGCAGGCTTTGTATAACATCAtcagcacctggcctcatttcaaGCACTGA